A window of Glycine soja cultivar W05 chromosome 2, ASM419377v2, whole genome shotgun sequence genomic DNA:
aattttaaaatgatagtataattaattaaaaaaattaatgtgattaactaaattaattatttttccttaaggaattaaattagttaaaagatTCTTATCATTAGAGACGAAgggaataaaaattaatgatttttaataacataatcattaataatataaaaaatctttacaataattagataataatgTAAATGATTTTCTTACATTCTTATCTAATTATAAACTGTTGCCTACAATTggataatatttttacattatgtATAGCGTTTAGggctatatatttatattttaaattgtttatgGAAAATATTTTGATGAGAAGGATAACTTTACTTTGATAACCTTTATGCCTTAGTCTAAGGAATTAGTGTTGAACTATTGGATAAGAAGCATGTACacaaaatttcattatgtatgtaattttttttaattattattttagttctttaatttaattttttatttaacttgatctttttattcttaaaagatttaatttgatgtttttattcttaaaaaatttaatttgattccttAATTTATTCATCAGGTTTAATttaattcctttatttttatgttttaatttttgaatttatttttcaaaaggtttaatttgatcttatttttaaaaaaaattcagagttGATGGGAGAAAAATAAGaccaaactaaaataattttacaaaataaagtatttaattaaatattttttaaaaataaagaaatcaaaatgaacctaataaataaattaagtgtCCTAACTGTACCTTTTTTAAAAAGTAGATCCAATTAAACttaacaaaagaattaaaagaccaaaataatactttaagctaatttattatattacatGTAACTTTGAAATGtgtgatttaattttataattagcgTACTATCCATGTCTTGCAtggatattaaaattatatttgataatttataattattttacagcgttataattttgtaatatattatcaattactttgtgtattttttaatgaatatgtgTTAGTATAACAAATTAAgtgttatattaaattatatttgaaaataataattgattttaaatcaatcattcattttaaattttggtataccaaaataataatgttaaattattttcataatattttcgtaatgttttaattttgagaaTCTGTTacattgaagaagaaaatataaaagcataaaataaactataaaagataaattaatgataaaaataaaaatattacattaaaggaagaagataaaacaaaatgaaattataaaaaaaatgatttacaccAGGGATATATTCCAACCAACAGTCATGTCAACTACTACTCATttctacaaaatataaaaatgaatgaaGTAGGTAGTGTGTCTTTTAATAAAGTCTTCTTCGTATGCATGACTAAAAATCAAATCCTGAACATAAGAAGGAACGATTTAAAGAAcatcataactaattttaaaaaatagatcccttgaaaaaaattaatcaattgagGAGATTTATTCAATGgaaacatttaaaaaacatgaaacaaaacaaaaaatggaagtaaagaaatgaaaatcatTAGACTAAATAtgtaaagaaaaatcaaataaaaaaataaaaaagataaaaactggCCTTAGATAATTTGTGTTTCTTATTTGCATTTATCTGTCCATTGAAAttggatataaaaaataaaaagagttagCGTTGATTATTATGGAAATAAACAATGCAAATGATAAAAACAACCGATACTTAAAAAAGCACAAATCATATAATCTTACCTTAATAAAAGGCAAATCAAATGAGAAATAatgaaagataaattttttgtaaaaaaaaataaaagaaagaaatattactattaaagaaaaagtaaatatataaattaaaaaagaaaaataaaatataaattaaacctTAAAGTAGAGAAGGAATAAAAAGGTCAATGCATTTACTTCATTGAAactgaataaaataaaaggaataaaaagtgTCAgtaattagttatttaaaatgaaaataataaattaaaaataataatagattgaaagtgaagaaaatattaaacaaattgtgtaaaaaaaacattcaaataaaatggaaaaggataaaaaaaacttaccgtatataaagaataaaaaagtcgTTGCATTTGTGTTTCTTATTTGTATTAATTGATCTCTCAATTGAAActgaattaaatgaaagaaataaaaattgtcaGCAATTAACTatttcaaaagagaaaaataacaataaaaatgaaaataatagtgTACACTTAGGTGTTATAATTTAAACTCAAATCACGCaagattttttaaagttttaaagaGAATGGATCATAGAAATTTGAAATGTTGGCATATCGTAAAGTTGACAATGAtgggaaagaagaagagaatgacTAAGTGTAAGAAattggagagaaagagaaagtattgtgtgattttttttaaaatgtgaattTATAAAAACGAAAAAAGTGTATAAAAGAAGTCATAACAACAAAGTTTAGAtaataatatgtaataattaaattattattatggaTCAACTCATCATGGTTTAAATCTTCATGTGCACACCTTACAAATTAATtgatgaaataattattttttatttattatgatagaaaaaatcattttaagattttaaatataCCAATCTATTAATATATGAACtaatcaattataataattatttaattaataattgaattaatcaatcaattatatatttgagGTATTTATGATAAGatagttatttacaaaaatataataataataattaaataatatcctCATAGAATAgaatgaatatataataaaatagaatttatttacataatagaataatatttatttgaatgaatAATTAACTTGAATaatgtcatttaattataatttaggaGAGAATAAAATGAAAGTATAAGGTGACATCACTTCATATAGtcaaactttatatatatatatatatatatatatatatatatatatatatatatataatagatttattttccacgtgtaattaattttttttttcgatagGAGGTGGAGGCGGGGGAGAGAAATaatagaatgaaaaagaaaaaaaaagaagatggaatccgataaaaaaaatgggaatacattatatgaaattgaatttaattaaaatagtatttattttgAAGGGACTGAATAGTATTTATTTGACATGGCAATTATATGAATTATATGAAGTTTGTTATGTGAAGTAACGTGTTAGAGctagcatttttattttttttgcaggtTCAAAAAAGTGAAGGAAAAACTATCCTATTTGCGTAGAATTAAATAACatgaaattattaattcattatatatttGTGTCATGATAGGAGAGCGTATACGCCAACaagaaatttgtttttgtttttgctttctaTATGGTATTTTTCTGTGGAGGCAATTTTATTTGGAGAACGTTTACCTCTCTCAAGAAACTTGAGAATAGTAATTGGCCACGTTGTGCCTTCAGCTAATTCCGTATAATAAGGCTACAAAATAAAGCATGTAACACACCCGATACCACTATCTCCGAATCAGGAGCATAAGCTATGTGTGAAGATGCTTTCCATACactatttgtttttcttatttctatataattaattatgccCTCTTATCCCTCCATTCCTTGATTCTCTCTCTCACAAATGGAAGCAAAATTGGTTGCACAGTGCAATAGTCCAACACTAACTTTAGCTCACTGGAAACCAAAACAACCTTGTGTGGTTGGAGTGCTGGCAAGGCCTGCTGATGACATTTCAGGAGAAGCAAGAAAAACTAATCATGTGTACAAAGATGGCTTGTTTGATCGCATAGCCATAAACTATTTATCAAAATGCGTTCAAGAGGCAACAGGTTCCTGGCTTTCAAGTTTTAATTCATACCCTTCAATgagttttgtaatatttttcatttttcttcattttaagtCTTATATATGCAGGACTCAAAAATAGTAAGAGTGGTTATGAGAGCCTGGTAGAGGCAGCTACCCTGGCTTCGCAGAGATTTAGTCCTATTGAACAGCATCAACTTGTCATTCAATCCCTTGACAGAGCCTTTCCCAAGCCAATGCTTTTACTGGTGAGTTGTGCATTAATGTTCTGCTTTTGGAAATAAGATATTTATATAGTCGGAAACTATGAGACGTAGATATTATTAAAGTGAATTTTACTTCtcttaattaataaagtctttTTCATACATGGTCAGGAACTCTCTTAGCCTGCTTAAGAAATTCAGTTACTACCAATTGTGCTTTAATCCTCTCCTATATCTTGTCTTTTCATTCTCCTATGTTTCGTGTCTTTCAAAGTGACTACTTCCCACTTCCATTTGCTTGGCATTATACCAGTGGAGAAAAAATGTATCCTTGTTGATTCTTCGAAGTGTACTTTTTCCTTGCTGATTCCAATATACAATAACACTAGTTTAAGGTCTTTCTTGTCCATTTGTGCAATTTCCAATCTGTTGGAATTTAAGCTGAGTTTAACTGTGAGCAATGATTAATTATATGTTGTTATGCATGAGCAACGGCAGATAAGGACACTGCTACCACCCTCTAAATTCGCAAGGAAATTGTTTGCCATCTTCACCACTTTGTTCTTTGCTTGGTTAGTCGGGCCCTCTGAGGTAAGGAACCCACACTATATATAGTTTTATGATGAGTACATGCTACTGAtcctatttattattaattgaaagttgaaactcatttaaatagaagaaaataattaatttaaatgtcatttttaagatgattattaaaattaatctctttataatttcttaacTGTTCTCTTGAGGAAAATTAGTTTTGATTTCAGAATAGGAAGTAGAATTGCCCAATAGAAGTTGGGATAAGCTAAACCACATCCATGTTGTTGTGGACCCAAAGGAAAATCGGGATCTTATGCACGCTGAGTGTTGATCCACGACTATTACTAAGACGTctcatttttcaaataattaataacaataacataTTTATAGGTTTGcacattgtatttatttttgagaatgagatttttacatttttcactCATtcgattaatttattttttatatttttcttctctcattacaatttaatttatttatttctgatCTTTACAAACTTATGAGAGTGATATCggttattttaaataatcaatttttcttaaaatagattttaagATTTGTTCTAATTAACCATTTGAGGAAGGTACAGTTGGAGTACATTTCATCAAGCATGAAATACAAACAACCTTGGGGTCCTACGGGGAACAGAATagaatgaataaaatttgagaaaagGACTAtgcattataatataaaattgtgttgTACTGATTAATACCCAAGACATCATGCAATATGCGTAGTAAAGCAATCAATTCCCACTTTttgcatatataaataatataatggacagccatatatatatatatatccttttaCTTTCGAAGCTATGTTTTGTTCATTCATCAATctaaaaagattaattaatccCATTAGTTTCACCATGTGAAGGTGAGAGAATCAGAGGTGGAggggagaagagaaagaaatgtaGTCCACATAAAAAAGTGCAGGTAAGTTtaatttagctttcatttctgTTGGAACTTTTTATCTTTAACAAAGAACTGTCGTGAATTCACCAACCTAAATACACTCTCTGGCCTCCAATTATTATACTTCATTGAGACTATGACTATCATGATCACTATCCAAGGTAATGCCACTCCCAAAATCATGACTATCACTCCCATTATCATTCTAATGATTTCACCCAAGCTATCTAACATCTCCCCCTCCCCCTCTCTAAGTTTGTTTAAACGGAAATTAGCAACTTTGTACATTTTCTTTTAATGCaagtcaaatttaaaaaaattaaaaaatattatcactattaattaagaataaaaaattatgtgtaatGAGATTTtcagaggaaaaaaaagaatataaatattaaagcaaaaaatgatatatttgatGGGAAAAAAAGACACATGACTTAATAAGAAAGAACAaaacttgtttttaaaaaatgctttatttaagagtaaatatttaaaattataatagaatAGTGAA
This region includes:
- the LOC114389669 gene encoding beta-carotene isomerase D27, chloroplastic-like isoform X5, translating into MEAKLVAQCNSPTLTLAHWKPKQPCVVGVLARPADDISGEARKTNHVYKDGLFDRIAINYLSKCVQEATGLKNSKSGYESLVEAATLASQRFSPIEQHQLVIQSLDRAFPKPMLLLIRTLLPPSKFARKLFAIFTTLFFAWLVGPSEFHHVKVRESEVEGRRERNVVHIKKCRFLEETNCVGMCINLCKLPSQSFIKDSLGGPLKIENKRTFSSGQM
- the LOC114389669 gene encoding beta-carotene isomerase D27, chloroplastic-like isoform X1, with product MEAKLVAQCNSPTLTLAHWKPKQPCVVGVLARPADDISGEARKTNHVYKDGLFDRIAINYLSKCVQEATGLKNSKSGYESLVEAATLASQRFSPIEQHQLVIQSLDRAFPKPMLLLIRTLLPPSKFARKLFAIFTTLFFAWLVGPSEFHHVKVRESEVEGRRERNVVHIKKCRFLEETNCVGMCINLCKLPSQSFIKDSLGMSVNMVPNFDDMSCEMIFGEDPPESTDDPALNQPCFKLCKAKRSHGTNCLVIN
- the LOC114389669 gene encoding beta-carotene isomerase D27, chloroplastic-like isoform X3; the encoded protein is MEAKLVAQCNSPTLTLAHWKPKQPCVVGVLARPADDISGEARKTNHVYKDGLFDRIAINYLSKCVQEATGLKNSKSGYESLVEAATLASQRFSPIEQHQLVIQSLDRAFPKPMLLLIRTLLPPSKFARKLFAIFTTLFFAWLVGPSEFHHVKVRESEVEGRRERNVVHIKKCRFLEETNCVGMCINLCKLPSQSFIKDSLDFDDMSCEMIFGEDPPESTDDPALNQPCFKLCKAKRSHGTNCLVIN
- the LOC114389669 gene encoding beta-carotene isomerase D27, chloroplastic-like isoform X2, translating into MEAKLVAQCNSPTLTLAHWKPKQPCVVGVLARPADDISGEARKTNHVYKDGLFDRIAINYLSKCVQEATGLKNSKSGYESLVEAATLASQRFSPIEQHQLVIQSLDRAFPKPMLLLIRTLLPPSKFARKLFAIFTTLFFAWLVGPSEVRESEVEGRRERNVVHIKKCRFLEETNCVGMCINLCKLPSQSFIKDSLGMSVNMVPNFDDMSCEMIFGEDPPESTDDPALNQPCFKLCKAKRSHGTNCLVIN
- the LOC114389669 gene encoding beta-carotene isomerase D27, chloroplastic-like isoform X4, with translation MEAKLVAQCNSPTLTLAHWKPKQPCVVGVLARPADDISGEARKTNHVYKDGLFDRIAINYLSKCVQEATGLKNSKSGYESLVEAATLASQRFSPIEQHQLVIQSLDRAFPKPMLLLIRTLLPPSKFARKLFAIFTTLFFAWLVGPSEFHHVKVRESEVEGRRERNVVHIKKCRFLEETNCVGMCINLCKLPSQSFIKDSLGMSVNMVPRGPLKIENKRTFSSGQM